The following coding sequences lie in one Tichowtungia aerotolerans genomic window:
- a CDS encoding alpha-L-rhamnosidase: MESDEKNIAGLSHCDWPAKWIGHEWGQPCALLRQSVLVNKPVRTARIHATALGLFELRLNGKKVGNSELLPGWTDYRKRVYSHSFDITDRIVSGENVIGGMVAPGWFAGHIGCFGDKGFYGRDPWFSAVLKLDYEDGTSGELVTDPAWKASAGAVVGADLLMGEEYDARKEIAGWDMPGFDDTEWKNAVLFRPEEEVLPERIEPYPGVPVQTIAELPAQSITEPKPGVFVFDLGQNMVGVVRLKLSGVPRGTEIILKHGEMIEPEGTVYTANLRSARAVDRYFAKGDDEEIWQPRFTFHGFRYVQLEGLPAGIIPQLGTVTGVVWMSGLNETASFECSNEKVNRLFENIRWGFRGNYLEVPTDCPQRDERLGWTGDVQIFIPSAAYLADIRPFYEKWLVDLHDAQCPNGGYPDAAPFLGRMHYASAGWGDAGIICPYTLWQMYGDLEFIRPWWNSMKKYMELICTDDNRHNGPAAQSYGDWLHFGEETPQRLIGLAYRAYDARLMSEMAEALEKSDDAVYFKSEADKGRLLFRNEFFRGSKIAVETQTACALAIHMELLSGDDLKAAEECLFQCLENSNGYLTTGFIGTAYLSLALSKAGRPDLAVQLLLNEDHPSWLYEVNNGATTIWERWNSWTKENGFGDPAMNSYNHYAFGAVCQWMFESLVGIRPASPGFQTLEIKPCLTDRFDFVKGSYDSVQGRISSHWKKTSAGWIVEVETPVPAEVVLPTGTYRIEKGIYTFEVNA, translated from the coding sequence ATGGAATCAGACGAAAAAAATATTGCAGGCCTATCGCATTGTGACTGGCCTGCAAAATGGATCGGACATGAGTGGGGACAGCCCTGTGCATTGCTTCGTCAATCGGTTTTGGTAAATAAACCTGTGCGAACCGCTCGCATTCATGCCACAGCATTGGGGTTGTTCGAATTGCGGCTCAACGGAAAAAAAGTCGGAAACAGTGAACTGTTGCCGGGTTGGACCGATTACCGTAAACGGGTTTACTCTCATTCATTTGATATAACCGATCGGATTGTTTCCGGTGAAAATGTGATCGGCGGCATGGTTGCGCCCGGCTGGTTTGCCGGGCATATCGGCTGCTTCGGCGATAAAGGTTTCTACGGGCGCGATCCGTGGTTTTCCGCTGTGCTCAAACTCGACTATGAGGACGGCACATCCGGGGAACTTGTCACCGATCCAGCTTGGAAGGCTTCTGCAGGCGCGGTTGTCGGCGCGGACCTGCTGATGGGTGAAGAATACGATGCACGCAAGGAGATAGCCGGTTGGGACATGCCGGGCTTTGACGATACGGAGTGGAAAAATGCGGTATTGTTTCGTCCCGAAGAGGAAGTGCTGCCCGAGCGAATTGAGCCATACCCCGGCGTGCCGGTCCAAACAATTGCTGAACTTCCGGCACAAAGCATTACCGAACCAAAACCCGGCGTGTTTGTTTTTGATCTTGGCCAGAATATGGTCGGAGTGGTTCGTTTGAAATTGAGCGGCGTTCCTCGCGGAACCGAAATTATCTTAAAACACGGGGAGATGATTGAGCCGGAAGGAACCGTTTATACGGCGAACCTGCGTTCAGCCAGGGCCGTCGACCGTTACTTTGCCAAAGGTGATGACGAAGAAATCTGGCAGCCGCGCTTTACCTTTCACGGATTTCGATATGTTCAGCTTGAAGGGCTGCCTGCCGGAATCATTCCTCAGCTCGGCACCGTAACCGGTGTGGTGTGGATGTCCGGCCTGAACGAGACGGCATCGTTTGAATGCTCAAACGAAAAGGTCAACCGTCTGTTTGAAAACATTCGCTGGGGCTTCCGCGGCAACTATCTGGAAGTGCCGACCGACTGTCCGCAGCGCGACGAACGCCTCGGCTGGACCGGTGATGTCCAAATCTTCATTCCTTCCGCCGCGTATCTCGCGGATATTCGTCCTTTTTATGAAAAATGGCTGGTGGATCTGCACGATGCACAGTGCCCGAACGGTGGCTATCCCGATGCTGCGCCGTTTCTCGGCCGTATGCATTATGCCAGTGCCGGGTGGGGTGATGCCGGAATCATCTGTCCGTACACCCTGTGGCAAATGTACGGCGACCTCGAATTTATCCGTCCGTGGTGGAATTCCATGAAAAAATACATGGAGTTGATCTGCACGGATGACAATCGCCACAATGGCCCGGCTGCACAATCGTACGGCGACTGGCTGCATTTCGGAGAGGAAACGCCGCAGCGGTTGATCGGACTGGCGTATCGGGCTTACGATGCCCGGCTTATGAGCGAAATGGCGGAGGCGCTCGAAAAGTCTGATGATGCAGTGTATTTTAAAAGCGAAGCCGACAAAGGCCGCTTATTATTCCGTAATGAATTTTTCCGCGGTTCGAAAATTGCGGTGGAAACACAGACCGCCTGTGCGTTGGCAATTCATATGGAACTGCTTTCTGGTGATGATCTGAAGGCGGCGGAAGAGTGTCTCTTCCAATGCTTGGAAAACTCGAACGGATACCTGACGACCGGGTTCATTGGGACGGCTTACCTTAGTCTGGCATTGTCAAAAGCCGGACGACCGGATTTGGCGGTTCAACTTTTATTGAATGAAGACCATCCGTCATGGCTCTACGAAGTCAACAACGGGGCCACGACCATCTGGGAGCGCTGGAACAGTTGGACCAAAGAAAACGGATTTGGCGATCCGGCGATGAACTCCTACAACCATTACGCCTTTGGGGCCGTCTGCCAGTGGATGTTTGAATCGCTCGTCGGAATTCGTCCGGCATCGCCCGGTTTCCAAACCTTGGAAATCAAACCCTGTTTGACGGACCGTTTCGACTTTGTGAAAGGGTCATACGATTCGGTTCAGGGCCGGATTTCCAGTCATTGGAAAAAAACGTCTGCCGGATGGATCGTAGAGGTTGAAACGCCGGTTCCCGCGGAAGTGGTCCTGCCAACCGGAACATATCGAATCGAAAAAGGAATTTATACATTTGAGGTAAACGCATGA